The genome window GGAAGTCTTTGACGTTTGGggcatcgatttcatgggaccatttccatcTTCGAGTGGAAATCGGTACATCCTCGTTGCGATTGACTACGTTTcgaagtgggtggaagctcaagCTTCGCCTACGAATGATGCACGAGTGGTGGTGAGGTTCTTGAAGAAGTTGTTTACGCGATTTGGTACGCCTAGAGCCATTATTAGTGATCGcggcacgcatttttgcaatgCGGTTATGGAGAAGGCGTTGGAGAGATATGGAGTTACGCACCGTTTGTCCACCGCGTATCATCCACAAACGAGCGGTCAAGTGGAGAACGCGAATCGAGGAGTGAAGCGGATTTTGGAGAAGACGGTAGGGAAGAGTAGGCAAGATTGGTCCGACAAGTTGGACGATGCGTtgtgggcttttcgaaccgcctACAAGACGCCATTAGGTACGACACCGTTTATGATCGTCTACGGGAAAGCGTGCCACTTACCGGTCGAGTTAGAGCATCGGGCTCTTTGGGCGCTCAAAACGGTGAATTTAGATTTGACCGAGGCCGCTAGGAGACGATTTTTCCAAATCCATGAGTTAGAGGCGCTTCGTGACGCCGCGTATGATCGTTCTTGGAGTATCAAGGAGAAGTCGAAAGCATTGCATGATAGGAAGTTGCGAAAGTTGAAGGAGTTTAAAGTGGGCGATCGGGTGCTATTATTCAACTCGAGGTTGAAATTGATCGCCGGGAAGTTGAAGTCGAGGTGGTCCGGGCCGTACGTCGTGAAGGAGGTTTTCCCGTACGGTACCGTTGAATTGTTTGATGAGGAGAGTTCGCATGTGTGGAAGGTAAACGGGCATAGGTTGAAACACTACATAGGAGGTCCCATCGATACCGCCGAAGAGGAAACCGTTCCTCTTTCGGACCCGCCTAGCACCGCCACGTAGGTTCTTGAGTGAAAACTCAAGTGTAGAGTTTGTATATTGCGTCGTTGTCCGTGTCGTGTCCTTAGTTTAGTTTTGTGAGTTTTTGCGTCATTTGTGTCGTTTTGTGTTTTCTTGCGTCGTGTGTGTGTCGTGAGTATTTTTGCAGGTTTCATCGCCTTTACGGAGCCGAGATCGATCACCGAACAGCTGCACAGGTACGTTTAACGCTGAAAACGCGTAAATAAATGCAGGGGGTAAAATGGGAATTAATGAAAATAAATTTTTGCTGAAACTTGCTGTTGCTGTTAACCAAACAGCAGTTCTGCACTGTCCATGCGGCCCGTGTATGTTTTTTTCCCTATTTAACGTGGCCCGCCTGGACTTAAAAGGAAGTGCAGATTAAGCAAACACTCGCGACCCGCCTTCACTTACCATTACCTTTCACGCGGGTCGCTTGGGTgttaaaaggttttaaaaataataaagtcTAAGCGACCCGCTTCATAATGGCTTCACACTTCATGCGGGTCGCGTGAACAGTATCAGTCGGTGTCCCCTCAAAACCCCCAAATCACGTTCATTTGAAACCCTAACCATCTTTGACAACCCCCTCCGGCGATTCACCAACCATAACCACCTCCCTTCACCACCGTTTCACCACCCCACTACCACCATTTTCGTGCACCACCACCGCCATACAACACCACCATCACCCCGTCCATTTTAACCATCGCCTGCCACCATAGTCATCACATCCACCACCTGTTCATCACCGCCTGCAACCCCCGTCAATCGCCACTTCATCGCCGAAAACCACCATCATCACCGTCTTCACCACTAAAAAACCCCATCACCACCGATCTCCACCCTTGAACCACCACCACACCCACTGTTAATCATTACCCTataacctccaccaccaccgcaTATCCAGCCGGCGACCATTCCCCCACCGGCTGACCACCGCACAACCACCACTATTTTCTGATTCACTCGGTTCGGTCGACTGCGAGGTATGTTATCCTGCTCCATCACTTGTTTGTTTTTCGTTGTGTCGAGTCGAGTCAGTAGTCTGTTTAGGAAGTCATCGAGTCTAGTTTAGTTGTTGTTTTGAGTCCGCAGGTTTGTGTGTGAGTGGGTTCAGTTTGGTTCAGGTCAGTCGTGTCGGTATGTTTAGGTCAGTTAGTCTGCAGGATAGTCAGGTCAGATCGTTTGTTGGGTCAAGTCTGTCGGTTGATTCGTATTTGGGGCAGTAGGTTGTCGTGTCAGCTCAGTGCCCGTGTGTGCACGTCGAATACTTTCTGGTTGCCTTTGTGACTAAGTTGTAGGGTGCGGGCGGTTTGGGTTAGTTTGATATGATTGATTGATGTCTTGCTTTGAGCGATGTGCGCGTGGGGTATGATAGATACATATAGGAGGGGTGGTTTTGTCCGCGGATGTATTGGTCATGTTATTTGGACGCGGACGTACGTTTTAGGATATGGTAGCCTCCAAGTGTGGGGAGGCTTTTCGCGCCGTTTCATAAAAATTCCATTTTTCACCAAACTTTGCGCGCATTGTTTCCGTTGCTTCCGCACTTGGTGTGTGATGATTTCTCGGCACTTAGgattgctcgagggcgagcaaggTGCCGGGAGGGGGTAAAAGGGTAAAGTTTTGTAAAATGAGTCATAAGTGTCGTTTTAGGGGTATGTGCGTCGTTTTGCGTCGTTTAGGGTCCGTTAGTGTGTTTCGAGTCATAGTTGCGTCGTGTTAGTGTCGTGTCGTGCACGTACTATTGCATCGCTCGATTTTAGGCCGCgtcgcccgtactcaatctccattcgggcgaggtTGGCCTAGTTTCGGGTTGTTTTTTGTGATATGCACTTATATCGAACAacggccgcgaatgaaatgctatacggccgtcGTCCGATTGTacattattataatattattttattatataaaaaaaaaacagaaaaattccaaaaaaatcaaaaaattcaaaaataccaaaaatagcttGTGATTACTAACGGTTCACCTGTTTTGCATGTTTATTTGATCTATTGTGAACAGGATGTCAGGTGAAGGATCATCTTCGGGTGTCAAGCGCAAGAGGCGCACTACTCGTGCCCAGGCAGCTGCAGAGGAGCAGCCGGATACTCCGGTGCTTCGAGAGATTAGATACAGGGATGCTGGGACCCCACACGGGCAGAGTGAGAGGCTGGTTGAGAGCCCGTTGTTGCGTTTTACGGTGGGATCATATGAGTTTATGAAATTCGAGGCAATTAAGAAGGTGAAGTTGTTAGAAAGTAAAAGGATTGACTGGGATTTGGTTAGGAAGTTGGGACAGGTCGAGAGAGTTCAGGAGCTTCTAGGGGATAAGTTTAGGTGGGCGATGGATTGTGAGATGCCTCAGTATCTGGAGCTGACTATGGAGTTTCACTCCACATTTATTTATAGGCACCCAGGGGGGTTCGATCAGCCGGATGTGGTTTCGTTTGCGTTGGGCAAACAGGTTTACAATATGAGTCTGATACAGTTTGCAGAGGCGACAGGGTTGTATTCGGCTGAGGAGGTTGGGTCAGATGAGTTTAGAGGTTTATTGAGGCAGGTTTTGAGAGACCCGGCAGAGGCGTGTGTCGTGAAGGAGGATTTGGCACGTTTCTGGCACACCATTGCTATTTCACCATATTCTAGCAATTTGGTGGCGTCAGACATTAGAGATCCGGTTTACAGGTTCGTGCACAAGATTTTATGTTCTACTCTGATAGGAAAGCACGAGGGAGACAAGGTAAACCAGCACAGTTTGTTTTGCTTGATGTGCATGGTTGAGAGGCGGCCGGCCAACCTAGCTAGTATTTTGGCATGGTCTTTAGCGAGGCCGAAGAAGGGGGGTGGTACGGCCAGATTGTATGGTGGGCCGTATATCACTATGTTGGCAGCCAATTTGGGTGCGTTTGCTGAGTTTCCGGCGGAGAGGATGACTGAGGGACCCGCTCCATCTCTCGTGGAGTTGAGGAGTTTACAGCTAGCTAGGATCGTCACGTTTATCGAGCCGCTAGCATGGACAGAGATTCTGCCAGCACCACCGTCTCCGGATCCGACTGCCGAGGAGGCAGCGACCACCACGATTCCGGAGCGGTACCAGGTGCCACTTCAGCGACATCAGCTCCCAGCACGGGAGTATCCTTTCAGGCAGCCGCGGCCAGTGCCGCTGACTTTGGAGGGTTTGTATGATAGAGTGGAGGAGGTTAGACAGGAGGTTAGACAGGAGGTTGAGCAGGTTAGGCGTGAGATGCAGCTGGGTTTTCAGGGTTTGTATGATTACTTCCATATACAGCTACCACCGGTATTGCAGCCACAGCAGGGGGGTCCCGTGGTGGAGAGGAGGAGCCTGCTGGTGGAGAACAGGGTGGAGCAGGAGATGCATGAGGATGAGCAGCAGTGCTTACAGCAGttatatcttttgttttattttttttatgctGTTTTTGATCCTCGTTAGTCGGTTTGTATTGATATGATATATTTGGTTGGTCGGGTTTTTTTGGGTTGGATGATACTTGTTGATGATACTTTGATGTATATATTATCTTGGTTTTGGTATGTTTGAGTGATAGGTTGTTTTGATGCCGcttccgttcacgtgtccgagttagtacagtttgctgagcgcgttttggattggagggcatgtgtggtatcgactggcatactgacagtctcacatatgattcagctaagtcgttccacttgtatacttgtatatttatttatttatttttgtttttaggttttaggAGTCAGGTTTAcatccttgcattagggacaatgcaacattcaagtgtggggatgggaactttTAGTTAGTGAGtcttgattgaaaaaaaaaaatccaaaaaaattaaaaaaatagaaaatgtcttttgaaataagaagtttgcaaaataaaaacggaaaatgatagaaaagtcgggtttttgatcgggttcaaataataataatatgagataaaaaaaatcgtgcttgtgtctagtttgggatgcgcgggtaggcttgattcggtttcgggttcctttgatattaattatacctaattgtcggtctactagtgggttctcatctagggaaagtggggaaattgaaaccgccaataatagtataagggatgccgttataagctaagatcgttagagtttttggtcattatctcgttgaaaaaaaataaataaataaataagcgagctagaaactaaatgaaagtagccattctatgtaatctgtggttggggatagcgactctacagccggaataccgctagaatgtgtgaaatcgaccttgcaaaataaataaaaagtaccgaggcctatgtaatctgtggttggggatagcgactctacagccggaatacctctaggattagggaaagcaacgtctacgctcgtaaatgaaaaaaaaatgaaaaatgaaaaagaaatggaagaatagatttgattttaaactctcttgatcttggtataaggcggttaggaaataacccagtggtggttccttttgtcctataagcttgaggggggagtaggtggacttgcaattcgtagcgtgagaccctaggtggattgaccgaacttgaacctaaattgcatgataagggcttgaaaccgggttgggtttaagaggatcattatacctgcaatcgcggctaacacgagtatcaatttaataaaataatctaagcttttgtcccgatcgactatcttgactatgattccgtttgcattattctttttcgaggacgaaaaaaagataagtgtggggatatttgatgtattgcaaaatacatcggtattcgcgtcggttttagtcgttagttagttagttttagtgtcggtttagtttagaatgtacatactattgatttatttgtgtttccaggtctttacagccaaaaggagCGAAAACGAGAAGAAATCTGGAATGGCGGAAGGCTGGCACGGAAACCGAGGaagtcgggagctgaaacgaagAAAATTTGCAGTTCTGGagctcccaggcgggccgcgtagacttaACAGTCAACTTCACGCGCCCCGCATTGACTTAAAGGAAGAATTGCAGGAATAACTACCTCTCGCGCCCCGCGTTAACTTAACCAGAAATTctaggcgggccgcgagagagttGTAAAGCGAATCAGGATTGTAAAccctaggcgacccgcgttagcTCAAGCCAtttcttcacgcgggccgcctaaagAGACTGTGTCGGCAGAATTACGCGGATTGCATGGCAAGTTAGGGTTTTTGGTTATATAATAACATATACGCGTGCACAGCTGAATAATTACGAACTTGGGCAACTTTGGGCAAGAATTGGCTGCTGATTGAAGGCTGTGGACGTGCTTGAAGCATCTTGGAAGCTTGGAATCATTGGGATAGCGTTTTTgagcattcgggagtgaagattcgggttctacatacctttttctttcgttctttgtttgtttagactTTGTTACCAATGGATTCAGTTGATACAATGTTTTTGACTTTGTTTTTGAtgatgttttccggctaaaaCCATAAACTACCTAGGCGATGACTATGGCATgacaaagtttggatttttatttgattattgatgtggttgtggacttttcttgtattgtaaacactatgatagtttgtcttggtgcatatgtgtgcttgtgattatttatttattgtttatttgttccattcgattcttggtgacggtctttatcacggaatagagtcgaattagggtttttgacttaggtgagtgtctatatcacataataggtcattaattctttagggtgaaaagtgcactagtaaccttaggaacaatattcggtaattaattaaaatcaagtgtactgctagactcgtcgcggaaaggctcgaggatattaataggtctcggagtagttataaggaattaaccacccattgtctattaagccaagattaaacccatagttgctttagacgttcgcgcggcaaagtagagcgtcttacataagcactttcaagaaactagaggacggacaagaaatctagaaaaccggtgagcgtaacatcctaggtagtgccacaagaatcgcctcgagagtgtttgaggggcttagtggtatcttaataggtttagcattagaagatcccggttccacatcACATCATTATCATATAggaatccattctgagtttagcctgcgtctagcctaggtagtcttcattctCACTGATCAGACCCTTCGTTTGAGTTCGTGTCCAGCTTtctagtattattttattattttatttaggattttttagaaacccccccaaattaataaacattttagtatgtcgtgtcagtttgagtctagatagagtcgcagcgtagtcagtagagtctcgtgggttcgacactcggacttactttagctttactacgtcgatcggttcacttgccggttgcgtgttttagggtttaggtcgagtcttagttttataaatttaaagcttagagagtctagaaatagggtaatttagttagttttatttgacccatCTTCAGCACATCACACGTTTAAAttcgggcgtgaccatgtacggcaccacatgggacaaatcatgaaacctttgaacatattctgcaatcttaggaccttccattcttaggtgccagaactcagtttctagcTTCTGTATTTCAGCTCGTGAACAGTACTTCTTcctcatgagctctttcagctcagcCCAGGTTAATGCATATGCCACCGCTTCTCCCAGtgtttgcacttgcagattccaccacgatcaagaaacagccctgagatgtatgtcacttgttgctcaggagcacacttgctcatcctcaGGACGGAATCTGTCTTTTCTGCCCACCTGACAAATGCAACAacacctcctgtgccgtcgaaattcaaGGGCTTACAATCGagaaattgtttgtaggtgcaccctgcacatacgttagaatttacaaatggtattagcagATGTGCtagaaatatccaaatgtatcgtaatGTGTCTCAaatgacttaacattaccattgggtggattgttattgccgttgttgttcgagATATTTCCACTTGTTTCTGCATGGGAGGCCGCATACTGAGCTATAGCCGTGGCAATTATCCCTTGGAGTTCCGCCTCAGTAGTGGGCATGCGCGCGTCGCGTCGCGGAGGCATCTTCTAAAGGATGatcatattggtcaggtcatagtaagtaaataatatgcgtacgtaataacattcatcaaccacataacatcccatgttataaaataaaacaaataattcaacaaagcatgtagtgagaacgttgcgattgagctttcattaatcacAACCACAATATAGTTCTACATGTTTTACAGTACATCATACATCATCAATAAGATCACAGGGTTACATCACCCTCAAAATACAAGTCAAACTACACCTATCATATACAAATAGTGTGGTCTCTCAAAAGTCTTCGTATGCTGACTCAATTGCGATTTCTCACCAAAATGATCTACCTGCATCAAACCAAAAATATCTATGCTGAtgggggaggaggaggaggaaaatgagaTAAAAGCAACCGGCGCATGTGCACCCAATCCTCCTCTAAGGCACGAATGACGCGTAGCAAATAGgcaatctgctgctcagatgtAAGGAAACGAACATCCGAATCGGGTGGAAGCGGAAGGGGAGTGTGCGGTGCGGCAAATGGAGTCTGACAGTGGCACGGAGGACGTGGAGCTCTCTCTAACTTCTGAATGCGATGACTCAGTGCGTCCTGCTGTAGCTGTGGAGAGATGAGTATGTCCTCTATCGTGTACCCCACATGATAAGGGTGGTACGGATCTAATAATGGCATAACATTGGGCGAAGCCCACAGAAACGGCTCGCCTGACGGTACGAAAGATGGTGCAGTGTGAGGGAACTGGGACATGAACGGTACAGATGACGGTAAAGGTGGAACAAAAACAGGCGGCTTCCTTgatgaaccctccccaggacgaGGTGGCGGAATGTCCTGGAGGAATGTGATGGGAAGATCAGTGCGATGGACGTCAGAGGTGTGTGGGTGGAACAGTGGAATCTCAGAAGGTGCGGAAACAGGTGCTACGGGAGGAGTGGCAGGTAGTACAAACGGTGGGTAGTTATCATCCTCGATCCACCTGTTGCGGGTGTCAGCATAACGAGGATCAATGTGAGAAGAAAACAGTGCATGGTCATCATGCATAGGGGCTGAAACAGGTACTATCGGTGCAACAATGGGTGCATCAATAACAGGAGCATCAGGAATCGGTGGTAACTCGACGGGCGCAACAATGACAGGTGGTGCTATGTCTGGTATGTCGACATGACCAGGCTCAGGTAAAGGGTCTGGTAAATATGCATCAGCTGGGGCCTCAATGGGGTCATAAGCAACGTCTGGCTCCGGACCAACAGGAGCAGGCTCATCAGGCAAAAACTCGACCTCTGGATCTGGGTCAACGTCGTGGAAAACGAGAGGCGCGACAGACATCGCCATGTCCGAGTCGGAATCAGAGGAATAGAGCTGTACGCCTTGGGCGTGTGGAGAAGCAGACGCTACAGACTTGAATGAGTGAGCACCAAACAGATCAAAAGGAGCCTCCTCAATGGGAGCCTCGACTGGAATGACAGGATCAGCAATGGGCACATCAGCAGGAATCTCAGCCAAGGGAACAACAGGGTCGACAACAGGATCATCAGCAAAAGGGACATCGGCATCCATGAGGGCCACTCCATCTTGGTCACCCTCCGGGGGACCCTCTAGGAACAAATCGATGTCATCATCGGCGAACTCATCAGGAGGCAGATCCTCGAGAGGAACTACGGGAAGCGGTAGAGGAGTAGGGACCTAAAGAAGAGGTAGGTCCCCATTGAAAGGGCCATCATCAATAGGAATATCATCTCCAAAATTAGGAAGAGCAAACGGCTGGAAATCATCCTCATCCGTGCTAGTAGTGTCTGACGTGTACACCTCACTCTCTGACAGAATCTCATCGTCCGACACGATCGCTATAGGATCCAAAGTGTCCGATACTCCAATATCTGAAGATGATGGCATGGtatctgtaacacaaccacacatatgcacatatatcaacataaaatcaaataaacatgtaagtcacaatAAGCAAGTAATCCTCCTAGTCTCCCCAGACTacccctcccagcctctcagactgaactccctagcctctcagactaactccctggtctctaagaccaacctcccagtctctaagactaaatcttcccaatctctaagattgaacccctcagtctctaagactgaacctcccccagtctctaagactgaaccttcctgcctctaaggctaaactccctcagtctctaagactgaaatataatttttgaaaactgtatttgtgcctttttgtttgtaaaaatgttttgtaccctggatctggacgtttagtgtatgcaatgtaaa of Helianthus annuus cultivar XRQ/B chromosome 1, HanXRQr2.0-SUNRISE, whole genome shotgun sequence contains these proteins:
- the LOC110934054 gene encoding proline-rich protein 36-like — translated: MDADVPFADDPVVDPVVPLAEIPADVPIADPVIPVEAPIEEAPFDLFGAHSFKSVASASPHAQGVQLYSSDSDSDMAMSVAPLVFHDVDPDPEVEFLPDEPAPVGPEPDVAYDPIEAPADAYLPDPLPEPGHVDIPDIAPPVIVAPVELPPIPDAPVIDAPIVAPIVPVSAPMHDDHALFSSHIDPRYADTRNRWIEDDNYPPFVLPATPPVAPVSAPSEIPLFHPHTSDVHRTDLPITFLQDIPPPRPGEGSSRKPPVFVPPLPSSVPFMSQFPHTAPSFVPSGEPFLWASPNVMPLLDPYHPYHVGYTIEDILISPQLQQDALSHRIQKLERAPRPPCHCQTPFAAPHTPLPLPPDSDVRFLTSEQQIAYLLRVIRALEEDWVHMRRLLLSHFPPPPPPSA